The following DNA comes from Chloroflexia bacterium SDU3-3.
AATCCGTATCAAAGTGGGCTATAGTTCTAAGGCAGTGGAAAAAGTATTGTTCATGATCACTCTCTGATACTCTCTTCTATCCCACTGGGGAAAGGACTCCACCCCTATGGCAACACGTCAAGAGCAGCTCATTGCCGTCCTTGAGCGGTTGGCGCAGAACGCGGGCACCGATGTCACTGGTGCGGTGGTCGTCAGCACCGATGGTATTGTCCTCGCCTCCAAGATGGCGAGCGACGTCAATGCCGATCGTGTCGGCGCGGTGGCCGCCACCATGATCGGTGTGACTAAGCGCGTCTCGGGCGAGCTAAAGATCGGCACCACCGAGGAGACCATCATCAAGGCCGACAGCGGGCTGTTCATGGTGCTGCCCGCTGGCGAGCAGAGCCTGCTGGCGGTCAACCTCCGCCAGGGTGCCAATCTGGGCATGGTCCGCATCGAGGCTCGCGATTCCGCTGCTGTGATTGCACGTATTCTTTAAATTACGCCTACCAGCAACCGCAAAAGGAGTGCTCACGTGACATCTTCCCGTGCAAGTTGGCAGATCAAAGGCCCGGCCATCCTCCAGGAGCTGATCGCGCTCATGGGGGTCTCCCCCGAAGACTCGGCGCTGCTACGCACGCTCTACCCCGCCGCCCAGGCCCAGGCTCCCAAAATGACCGAAGCATTCTATGCTCGGCTCTTCAAGCACGAGAACACCGCAGAATACCTGCAGGGCGCGTCGATGGAGCGCCTGCACTCTATGGTCGGCCAATGGTTCACCGAGATCTTCAGCGGCACCTATGACAACGACTACGTGCAAAAACGCCTTACTATCGGCCAGATCCATGTGCGTATCGGCCTGCCTGTGCGCTA
Coding sequences within:
- a CDS encoding Globin-coupled histidine kinase encodes the protein MTSSRASWQIKGPAILQELIALMGVSPEDSALLRTLYPAAQAQAPKMTEAFYARLFKHENTAEYLQGASMERLHSMVGQWFTEIFSGTYDNDYVQKRLTIGQIHVRIGLPVRYPLAMLDVVMPFGEEVALTSADPQRAVQAFRKVLALDVAIFNQAYEDNQLEHLSGLVGGERLARLLLSGGG
- a CDS encoding dynein regulation protein LC7, which encodes MATRQEQLIAVLERLAQNAGTDVTGAVVVSTDGIVLASKMASDVNADRVGAVAATMIGVTKRVSGELKIGTTEETIIKADSGLFMVLPAGEQSLLAVNLRQGANLGMVRIEARDSAAVIARIL